In Chryseobacterium lactis, a single genomic region encodes these proteins:
- a CDS encoding DUF3945 domain-containing protein, whose product MSEETTHRQEMPEQFSDILLVLDKEKKKIQAVKSIDENGNMETVDPTKKNKNQFMRVDKHGDFFSNFFSNFFSQLKNPTNFSFFKVPAPVAIDTADAMQKQVDKPTPEGEQLMKQHEVKAETQQDKKQENKNDMETTQTTTDTSEYRFKPEQIDWETMNNLGLGKDRLEKLNLLDPLLKGYKTNELVPVSVNLGGAIVRTDARLSLQSTEDGQVVAAIHGIRKEPNLNFEFFGHKFTDEDKKNLLETGNMGRVVDLKNTKTGEMMPSIVSVDRLTNELIALRTDFIKIPDEIKGVKLDDAQKQTLMEGKPLQLDGMLSKKGTEFSATVQFNADKRYVEFLFDRNNTNRQTQNNGQNTQQSNQNDQPQEAPKTFRGKELTDEQYKDFKAGQTVYIDGLKDKKGQPYQGYITFNAETGKTNFQFPSQVKAQAKPVETHKTQTAVNSEGKTNEATKNIKEPLKSGQQAPKDKKQQEQQEKPQTPAKSKGRKM is encoded by the coding sequence ATGAGCGAGGAAACCACACATAGGCAAGAAATGCCAGAACAATTCTCAGATATATTGTTGGTGCTGGATAAAGAGAAAAAGAAAATCCAGGCTGTAAAAAGCATTGACGAGAACGGCAATATGGAAACCGTTGATCCCACGAAGAAAAACAAAAATCAGTTTATGCGTGTGGATAAGCATGGAGATTTCTTTTCCAATTTCTTCTCCAATTTCTTCAGCCAGTTGAAGAACCCGACCAATTTCTCTTTTTTCAAGGTACCTGCACCTGTAGCTATTGATACTGCAGATGCAATGCAAAAGCAGGTTGATAAGCCTACTCCTGAAGGTGAGCAACTGATGAAGCAGCATGAAGTGAAGGCTGAAACGCAACAGGATAAAAAACAAGAAAATAAAAATGATATGGAAACAACACAAACAACAACGGACACAAGCGAATATCGCTTTAAGCCGGAACAGATTGATTGGGAAACAATGAACAATCTTGGATTGGGTAAAGATCGCCTTGAAAAACTGAATTTGTTAGACCCTTTGTTGAAAGGCTATAAAACCAATGAGCTTGTGCCCGTAAGTGTAAACCTCGGTGGTGCGATTGTACGCACCGATGCCCGTTTGTCTTTACAGTCTACAGAAGATGGACAAGTGGTGGCAGCAATACACGGTATCCGAAAAGAACCCAATCTGAATTTTGAGTTTTTTGGGCACAAATTCACGGATGAGGATAAAAAAAATCTACTCGAAACCGGCAATATGGGCAGAGTGGTTGATTTGAAAAACACTAAGACGGGAGAAATGATGCCCTCCATTGTCAGCGTGGATAGACTGACCAATGAACTTATTGCTCTTCGGACAGATTTCATAAAAATCCCCGATGAGATAAAAGGGGTAAAATTGGACGACGCACAAAAGCAAACCTTAATGGAGGGCAAACCGCTTCAGCTGGATGGTATGCTTTCCAAAAAAGGAACTGAATTTTCTGCAACGGTACAGTTCAATGCAGACAAACGTTATGTAGAATTTCTGTTTGACCGCAACAACACCAACAGACAAACGCAAAACAACGGACAGAATACGCAACAAAGCAATCAGAACGATCAACCGCAGGAAGCCCCGAAAACATTCAGGGGAAAAGAACTGACAGACGAACAATACAAGGATTTCAAAGCTGGGCAAACCGTTTACATTGATGGGTTGAAGGATAAGAAAGGACAACCGTACCAAGGTTATATTACTTTCAATGCCGAAACCGGAAAAACGAACTTCCAGTTTCCAAGCCAGGTTAAGGCACAGGCAAAACCTGTTGAAACCCATAAAACCCAAACAGCGGTTAATTCGGAAGGTAAAACTAATGAAGCGACCAAGAACATCAAAGAGCCTTTGAAGTCAGGACAGCAAGCCCCAAAAGACAAAAAGCAGCAGGAACAACAGGAAAAACCTCAAACACCCGCAAAATCTAAAGGCAGAAAAATGTAG
- a CDS encoding helix-turn-helix domain-containing protein — MNIDRMEFLAWMERLMGRLDMLGDNIDELQRKRNSIDGEELLDNQDLLQMLKISNRSLQRYRSIGKLPYYTISGKLYYKLSDVHQFIRESFNPPATKLNAIK; from the coding sequence ATGAATATTGACAGAATGGAATTTTTGGCGTGGATGGAACGCCTGATGGGTCGCCTGGATATGTTGGGCGATAATATAGATGAGCTGCAAAGGAAACGCAACAGTATAGACGGTGAGGAACTGCTGGACAATCAGGATTTGCTTCAGATGCTCAAAATTAGTAACCGCTCGCTGCAACGTTACCGATCCATCGGCAAGCTGCCGTATTATACCATAAGCGGAAAACTGTATTATAAACTATCTGACGTACATCAATTTATACGGGAAAGTTTTAATCCGCCGGCAACTAAGTTGAACGCCATTAAGTGA